The genomic interval ATCGCGGTCGGGCGCCGCCCCGGCCTTCAGGACGAAGGGTCGGCCCGCTTCATCGCCTTGCGGCAGTGAACCAGCGCGTCGCGGATCATGAAATTGACCAGCGTCGGCGACACGCCGAGGGTCTCCGCGATGTCCTTCTGGCTGTGGCCGTGGATCCGGTGCATTTCGAAGGCGTAGCGGGTGCGCTCCGGCAAGTCGGCCAGCGCCGATTCGAGCGTCTGCAGGAGTTGGCGGTTCACGTTCACGCTTTCCGGCGAGGCCGCGTCCGGCGTGCCCACCGCCTGCCCTTCCTCCTCCGCCGCCAGCAGGCGCGATTCCAGGCCCTTCCGGCGGTAATGATCGATCGCCAGATTGCGCACGACCATCATCAGGTAGCCCGCCTTGGCCCGGATGGAGCTGGTCGATTCCGTCCCCAGCAGCTTCACGAAGGCGTCCTGAACCACATCCTCGGCGTGGTGGCGGCACCCGGTGATCCGCTCGGCCATCCCGATCAACGACCGCCGATGCGTCGTGAAGACATCGGTCAGGCTCTGGTTCTCGGCGCTTCCTACCGGTCGCATGGGACGTTCCTTGTGCAAAGCGACGCCGCGGCGGGGCAGCAATCCCCAAGGCTTGACAAGCCGTCGCAAGCTAATGCAACTGACAGTCATTTGCAAATGAGGAAAAGGCAGAATTTCCCAAGGTGATTTCTAGTATTCGTTGCGTGAGTTCCGGATGATCCCGCGTTGCGCAGGCCTCCTGTTCGGCGGGCTGGCGCTCGGCTGGTCGGTGCTCGCCGCTCCGCCCGCCGCCTTGTCCGATCCCGTGCAACCCGCGGCGCAGGACATGCCGCTGAACATCCCGGCCCTTCCCCTCGGCGCGGCGCTGACCCGCTTCGGCCAG from Azospirillum sp. TSH58 carries:
- a CDS encoding RNA polymerase factor sigma-70, producing the protein MRPVGSAENQSLTDVFTTHRRSLIGMAERITGCRHHAEDVVQDAFVKLLGTESTSSIRAKAGYLMMVVRNLAIDHYRRKGLESRLLAAEEEGQAVGTPDAASPESVNVNRQLLQTLESALADLPERTRYAFEMHRIHGHSQKDIAETLGVSPTLVNFMIRDALVHCRKAMKRADPSS